From Pseudobacteroides sp., one genomic window encodes:
- a CDS encoding DUF4430 domain-containing protein has translation MFKRFSPILLILCIFLNLFSGMGNVFADTTALRESKAVNIRVEGISSTIISTGENYTTNKTTVYEAVYELLSNNNIPIVATDSQFGKYVSSINNISAGIFGGFDGWMYAVNNTESSISMDTCNVNTGDNIVVYYGGFSPQTYLPQIILSDTNIVKGSNLTVSIQAKYFDWNTNSNVTTKISGAQIKLSDKTYLTDENGQAVITVPDAAGDYTIEISQNRENNYPLLVRTTEKITVLESNPSIGYTVSRQAIVSALERASDKLIEKFDDTSFNYQKHWMAIGINGCDKKAPDSYLQGILDGDMPSGNSGQYGKYILGILAAGGDPTNVNGRNLLDELCRLSDMKNVSTQGGIYTTPFGLLALDAVNYEIPEDAGFTRDDIINKLVTLANPKGGEDGVGFVLTALGRYYDKKTEVKTAVDNVISAWADRQGEDGGFGAGAWSKESNVNTSAQVLMGLSFNGKDPQSAEFTKAHGNLISYILSLQNEDGTFNWQKTESGSISMATEQAVYALAQYLRQLDGKKNIYEFSKEEYEFSQLIIPDEVNSGEDFTLKLIDGKGQPLKDKWIILECGNTYIDLTDANGVLKTKINKAGIHKIIAAKTNEYGNPEYDQNGNIKELTSKNIKVKLPEIKISCKDTVKPKESFKLSVTADGKPLSGAPIKFGYYKYENLDDTGNSAFQLQTTDINGEADLSLDAPPGEYKLFVAYNEVNYIAKTITVATDSPYSLTGVEPGLDISCDNGSTAVLDGKIYIFKENEIRCFDPVKNVINKLENPTESLPWAKDKFVVGESNNGIFILGRSTNEDSTNKIEVYKYDEKNNSITDMGILPGFSEKNITYYDFLNHSSLSIDGKIYFPLRYEYSVANSDGIKSSVEIIEFDPSDMQKSVSIASIRNEDENYWKFTDCTVAASGHKIYVFGGNDNSDVLMIDLDSNTKPVLKVKDFMPLCNSSAAELNGELYLFGGRVSTFGYDFYSTLGTLYHIFKFNPTNNTIEPVSYLPSQKIESAAQRVNDSIYILGGSGTKDIIKFNDTSKISIKISSSTNTIKIGDTLKLNSSVLDGSGNTVQGKDVLWSSSNNEIAKITQDGLVTAVAQGTVQIIAYLKENKQICSVFDLNVASNNTTPTVEQKNEATVYLRVEGYNNTILPRTSIKTDIFDLNSYLTKPTGSSAASSTGWGIDKFKHPTVAHALVKALNSANIKYELQDYGWSLYIAMINGESEFDQSGTSGWMYRVNDHMPNVGCQATEIKDGDEIVWYYGTGFDTVYSKIQTDKTAMVPGEEVTITLNGIKTDMSGNQSGATSKEPVSGATIYVNNEPYKVGDKFLTTDSQGKAKIKIDNPGTYVLSAEKSDSLGQRLLVRPQPVTITVASNSSNVNTSPQNSITNEPTKIPGTEISTGPDMVPDTKVITVYDEKRGKAIGILSGDSLDNFKKSISSGQTNKSNIASITLISRKDIRGLNLTIPYSAVGLLGNAKNMLLEIRTDLGYLTFDRKAIDSIITSADSKDITISISKVDINKPSKEIKDLVGIRPVKDISINAGNKKISSLNGNINIKMPYVLGAGEDKNAVVACSIDDSERVKTISGIYNSSAGAVYFSVNSLGKYAVGYNKATFIDVNDTGWYKDAVVFCTARGIAKGIGNNKFNPEGILTRGQFIVMLMSAYDINTDENVAENTTANFTDAGKTYYTKYLAAAKRLGIAKGVGGNMFRPESSISRQDMFTLLYNTLLKLGKLPEALEGKNLKSYKDISEISDYAKTAIETFVSSGAVVGNNMLVKPKDTMTRSQMVQVLYNLLRHD, from the coding sequence ATGTTTAAGAGATTTAGTCCAATATTACTAATTTTATGTATTTTTCTAAACTTGTTTTCGGGAATGGGTAATGTGTTTGCAGACACTACTGCCCTACGTGAATCGAAAGCGGTAAATATAAGGGTTGAAGGTATCAGCAGCACTATTATAAGTACCGGTGAAAACTATACCACAAATAAAACAACAGTATATGAGGCTGTATATGAACTTCTTTCAAACAACAATATTCCTATAGTTGCTACCGACTCACAGTTTGGAAAATATGTATCTTCAATCAATAACATCTCGGCAGGCATTTTTGGTGGTTTTGATGGCTGGATGTATGCTGTAAACAATACCGAATCCAGCATATCCATGGATACTTGCAATGTTAATACCGGAGATAATATTGTAGTTTATTATGGTGGCTTTTCGCCTCAAACTTATTTACCACAAATCATATTATCCGACACAAATATTGTAAAAGGCTCAAATTTAACTGTATCAATTCAGGCGAAGTATTTTGACTGGAACACAAATTCCAATGTCACGACTAAAATCAGTGGTGCACAAATAAAGCTGAGTGATAAAACCTATTTAACTGATGAAAACGGACAGGCAGTTATAACTGTTCCTGATGCAGCAGGTGATTATACAATAGAAATTAGTCAAAATAGAGAAAATAATTATCCTTTACTGGTTAGAACAACAGAAAAAATAACCGTTTTGGAATCCAACCCGAGCATTGGCTATACAGTAAGCCGACAGGCAATTGTATCGGCTCTGGAAAGAGCGTCCGACAAGCTGATTGAGAAATTTGATGATACAAGTTTTAACTACCAGAAGCACTGGATGGCAATTGGAATAAATGGTTGTGATAAAAAAGCACCTGATTCATATCTTCAAGGTATTTTAGATGGGGATATGCCTTCTGGTAACTCAGGACAGTATGGAAAATACATCCTTGGTATTCTTGCAGCTGGTGGTGATCCAACAAATGTAAACGGAAGAAATCTTCTGGACGAACTGTGCCGATTGAGTGACATGAAAAATGTATCTACTCAAGGCGGTATTTATACAACGCCTTTTGGGCTTTTGGCACTGGATGCTGTGAACTATGAAATACCTGAGGATGCTGGCTTTACAAGGGATGATATTATAAATAAGCTTGTTACACTGGCTAATCCTAAGGGAGGAGAAGACGGTGTAGGCTTTGTTTTGACAGCACTGGGCAGATATTATGATAAAAAAACTGAAGTAAAAACAGCGGTAGATAACGTAATTTCAGCTTGGGCAGATAGACAGGGTGAAGATGGAGGTTTTGGAGCAGGAGCATGGTCTAAGGAAAGCAATGTAAATACGTCAGCACAAGTACTTATGGGACTGAGCTTTAACGGAAAGGACCCCCAATCTGCCGAGTTTACAAAGGCACATGGTAACCTCATCAGCTATATATTAAGCCTTCAGAATGAGGACGGCACCTTCAATTGGCAGAAGACTGAGTCCGGAAGTATTTCGATGGCTACAGAACAGGCAGTCTATGCACTGGCTCAGTACTTAAGGCAGTTAGACGGTAAAAAGAATATTTATGAGTTTTCCAAAGAAGAATATGAGTTTTCACAATTAATCATACCGGATGAGGTTAATTCGGGAGAAGATTTTACATTAAAATTAATTGATGGCAAGGGTCAACCATTAAAAGACAAATGGATAATATTGGAGTGTGGTAATACTTACATTGATCTTACCGATGCAAATGGTGTACTGAAGACAAAAATAAATAAAGCGGGAATTCATAAAATTATAGCTGCAAAGACAAATGAATATGGAAACCCGGAGTATGACCAAAACGGCAACATAAAAGAACTCACCTCTAAAAACATAAAGGTTAAATTACCCGAGATCAAAATAAGCTGTAAAGATACAGTAAAGCCAAAAGAGAGCTTTAAGCTGAGTGTTACGGCAGATGGGAAGCCTCTAAGCGGTGCTCCTATAAAATTTGGATATTATAAATATGAAAATTTGGATGATACAGGAAATAGTGCGTTTCAATTACAAACTACCGATATAAATGGAGAAGCGGATCTTAGCCTTGATGCACCTCCAGGTGAATACAAATTGTTTGTTGCATATAATGAAGTAAACTACATTGCAAAAACAATTACTGTAGCTACCGATAGCCCATATTCATTAACTGGAGTAGAACCGGGTCTTGATATATCATGTGATAATGGATCTACAGCTGTGTTGGATGGGAAAATATATATTTTTAAAGAAAATGAAATTAGATGCTTTGATCCAGTAAAAAATGTCATAAATAAATTGGAAAATCCAACGGAGAGTTTACCCTGGGCCAAGGACAAATTCGTTGTCGGTGAGTCAAATAACGGAATATTTATCCTGGGGCGGAGTACTAACGAAGACTCTACCAATAAAATAGAAGTATATAAGTATGATGAAAAGAATAACAGTATTACAGATATGGGTATACTACCCGGATTTAGTGAAAAAAATATTACATATTATGACTTTTTAAACCACTCATCCTTAAGTATTGACGGTAAAATATACTTTCCCTTAAGGTATGAATATTCTGTTGCTAATTCTGATGGAATAAAGTCTTCTGTTGAAATAATAGAATTTGATCCCTCTGATATGCAAAAATCAGTAAGCATAGCTAGTATACGTAATGAAGATGAAAACTACTGGAAATTTACCGATTGCACTGTCGCTGCATCTGGCCATAAAATATATGTTTTTGGTGGGAATGATAATTCCGATGTTTTAATGATTGATTTAGATTCTAACACCAAGCCTGTTTTGAAAGTTAAAGATTTTATGCCTCTATGCAATTCTTCTGCTGCGGAACTAAACGGGGAGCTATACCTATTTGGCGGTAGAGTTTCTACTTTTGGGTATGATTTTTATTCAACATTGGGTACTCTATATCATATATTCAAATTTAACCCTACAAATAATACTATAGAGCCGGTTTCTTATCTTCCATCACAAAAAATTGAATCAGCAGCCCAAAGGGTTAATGATTCAATATATATTTTGGGCGGTTCGGGTACTAAGGATATCATCAAATTCAATGATACCAGTAAAATCAGCATAAAAATTTCCTCTTCAACCAATACTATAAAAATAGGGGATACTCTAAAGTTAAATTCTTCGGTTTTAGATGGATCCGGTAATACTGTTCAAGGGAAAGATGTCTTATGGAGCAGCTCTAATAATGAAATTGCAAAAATTACCCAGGATGGATTAGTAACGGCTGTAGCTCAAGGAACAGTACAAATTATTGCATATTTAAAAGAAAATAAGCAAATATGTTCCGTTTTTGATTTGAATGTTGCATCAAATAATACTACTCCCACTGTGGAACAAAAAAACGAAGCAACAGTTTATTTAAGAGTAGAAGGGTATAATAATACAATTTTACCAAGAACGAGCATAAAGACTGATATATTTGACTTGAATTCTTACCTGACAAAGCCTACAGGTTCTTCGGCAGCTTCTTCCACCGGTTGGGGAATAGACAAATTCAAACATCCTACGGTGGCACATGCACTGGTAAAGGCACTCAATAGTGCAAATATCAAATATGAATTGCAGGATTATGGCTGGAGCCTGTATATTGCAATGATCAACGGAGAAAGTGAATTTGATCAGAGTGGTACTTCAGGCTGGATGTACAGGGTAAATGATCATATGCCAAATGTTGGTTGTCAAGCAACTGAAATAAAGGACGGCGATGAAATTGTCTGGTATTATGGAACCGGTTTCGACACGGTATATTCAAAGATTCAAACAGACAAAACGGCCATGGTTCCCGGGGAAGAGGTTACAATTACATTAAACGGTATTAAGACTGATATGTCAGGAAACCAATCCGGAGCAACTTCAAAAGAACCTGTATCAGGTGCTACAATTTATGTAAATAATGAGCCCTATAAGGTAGGAGATAAATTTTTAACTACCGACAGTCAAGGTAAAGCAAAGATAAAAATAGACAACCCCGGTACATATGTGTTATCAGCAGAAAAATCGGACAGCCTGGGACAGCGTTTGCTTGTAAGGCCTCAGCCTGTGACAATTACCGTTGCTTCAAACAGCAGCAATGTAAATACAAGTCCTCAAAATAGTATAACCAACGAACCTACAAAAATTCCAGGTACAGAAATTTCTACCGGACCTGATATGGTTCCGGATACTAAAGTAATAACAGTATATGATGAAAAAAGAGGGAAAGCAATCGGTATCCTTTCTGGAGACAGTTTGGACAATTTCAAAAAGTCTATTTCATCAGGTCAAACTAATAAAAGTAATATAGCATCGATTACCTTAATTTCTCGAAAGGATATAAGGGGGTTAAATCTCACAATACCATATTCTGCCGTAGGTTTGCTTGGCAATGCAAAAAATATGTTATTGGAAATAAGGACGGATTTGGGATATCTGACATTTGACAGGAAAGCAATTGACAGTATCATCACTTCTGCTGATAGCAAGGATATTACCATTTCAATTTCCAAGGTAGATATCAATAAACCTAGTAAAGAAATAAAGGATTTGGTTGGCATCCGTCCAGTAAAGGATATCTCTATTAATGCCGGTAACAAAAAAATATCAAGCTTAAACGGTAATATCAATATAAAAATGCCATATGTTTTAGGGGCAGGTGAAGATAAAAACGCTGTTGTAGCATGCAGTATTGATGATTCGGAAAGAGTTAAAACAATATCCGGCATTTATAACTCATCAGCAGGAGCAGTATATTTTAGTGTAAATTCATTAGGAAAATATGCTGTTGGTTATAACAAAGCTACCTTTATTGATGTTAATGATACAGGTTGGTACAAGGATGCGGTGGTTTTCTGTACTGCACGTGGAATTGCGAAAGGAATCGGCAATAATAAGTTCAACCCTGAAGGAATTCTTACAAGGGGGCAGTTTATAGTTATGCTCATGAGTGCCTATGATATAAATACTGATGAAAATGTTGCTGAAAATACTACTGCCAACTTTACTGACGCAGGAAAAACATATTATACTAAATATCTTGCAGCGGCAAAAAGACTTGGAATTGCAAAGGGAGTGGGAGGAAACATGTTTAGGCCGGAAAGCAGCATAAGTAGGCAAGACATGTTTACACTACTATACAATACTCTTTTAAAGCTCGGCAAACTTCCAGAAGCGTTAGAAGGCAAGAATCTTAAAAGCTATAAGGATATTTCGGAAATTTCAGACTACGCAAAGACTGCCATTGAGACATTTGTGTCAAGTGGTGCAGTCGTTGGAAACAATATGCTTGTAAAGCCGAAAGATACTATGACCCGTTCCCAGATGGTTCAGGTTCTCTACAATTTGCTAAGGCATGATTAA